Proteins from one Cryptomeria japonica chromosome 4, Sugi_1.0, whole genome shotgun sequence genomic window:
- the LOC131052445 gene encoding F-box protein At2g02240, protein MKEVPENCISEILSFTTPRDACRLAAVSKAFRSAASSDSLWDKWLPAHYAQILANSVSPITFSPKKQLYFHLCQSIFLNGGTQRFWLQRPTGKVCYLLSSRELSIVWGDDERYWGWSPGEVANSSFTEVAEVKKVAWFEVKSKFDCRLLSPNTDYSLSFLIKFGPRPIGWNVLPLKFSITTVEGDEVKSGRLLRDREGASIDPNLKIAPLNYQSNGWIEVVAGEFTVKAYTDSEVPRYVEFSMKEVDSGRWKSGLFFDGVRIQPISA, encoded by the exons ATGAAAGAGGTGCCAGAGAACTGTATATCTGAGATCCTGTCATTTACTACTCCTCGCGATGCCTGCAGACTCGCAGCAGTCTCCAAGGCTTTTAGATCTGCAGCTTCCTCAGACTCTCTCTGGGACAAATGGCTTCCTGCCCATTATGCCCAAATCCTCGCTAACTCTGTTTCTCCTATCACTTTCTCTCCGAAAAAACAACTCTACTTTCACCTGTGTCAGTCAATCTTTCTGAACGGAGGAACCCAG AGATTTTGGCTACAAAGGCCAACTGGAAAAGTGTGTTATTTGTTATCTTCTAGAGAATTATCAATCGTCTGGGGTGATGATGAACGCTATTGGGGGTGGAGTCCTGGTGAAGTTGCGAATTCCAG TTTCACGGAAGTGGCCGAAGTAAAGAAGGTTGCGTGGTTCGAGGTAAAGAGCAAATTTGACTGCAGGCTGTTGTCGCCAAATACAGACTACTCTTTGTCATTTCTGATTAAATTTGGACCCCGCCCTATTGGGTGGAATGTGCTTCCCCTGAAATTTTCTATTACAACTGtagaaggtgatgaagtgaaatcaGGTCGGCTGTTAAGGGACAGGGAAGGAGCAAGCATAGATCCAAATTTGAAGATCGCTCCTTTGAATTATCAAAGTAATGGGTGGATAGAAGTTGTTGCAGGGGAATTTACTGTCAAAGCGTACACTGATTCTGAGGTGCCAAGATACGTGGAATTCAGTATGAAAGAGGTAGATTCTGGTCGTTGGAAATCTGGACTATTTTTTGATGGTGTTAGGATTCAACCCATATCAGCTTAG